The following are encoded together in the Cohaesibacter gelatinilyticus genome:
- the tpiA gene encoding triose-phosphate isomerase, translated as MSAAIKPLVAGNWKMNGLKAAASELEALIGGYDADLASKVDSMICPPATLVSQFAQTAGGSAVAIGAQDCHVNGSGAHTGDLSAEMFADAGASAIIVGHSERRADHGESNKVVKAKAEAVWAQDLVAIICVGETEGERKSGETLDVIKAQLAGSIPSGATAANSVIAYEPVWAIGTGLTPTADDVAEVHACMREELSKAFGDEGSSMRLLYGGSVKPGNASELMGVANVDGALVGGASLKAADFLGIMAAYK; from the coding sequence ATGAGCGCTGCTATCAAGCCACTCGTCGCTGGTAACTGGAAAATGAATGGTCTGAAAGCGGCCGCATCGGAGCTGGAAGCTCTGATTGGTGGATATGACGCTGATTTGGCATCCAAGGTTGATAGCATGATTTGCCCACCTGCCACGCTTGTCTCTCAGTTCGCCCAGACTGCTGGTGGTAGTGCTGTCGCAATTGGTGCGCAGGATTGTCATGTCAATGGCTCTGGCGCTCATACTGGTGATCTGTCTGCTGAAATGTTTGCTGATGCTGGTGCGTCTGCCATCATTGTTGGTCACTCCGAGCGTCGTGCTGACCATGGTGAGAGCAACAAAGTGGTCAAAGCCAAAGCCGAGGCTGTCTGGGCTCAAGATCTGGTTGCCATCATTTGCGTTGGTGAGACTGAGGGAGAGCGCAAGAGCGGTGAGACCCTTGATGTGATCAAAGCACAATTGGCTGGCTCCATCCCTTCTGGAGCAACCGCAGCCAACTCGGTGATTGCTTATGAGCCTGTCTGGGCAATCGGTACGGGCCTGACGCCAACCGCTGATGATGTTGCGGAAGTCCATGCTTGCATGCGTGAAGAGCTGAGCAAAGCCTTTGGTGACGAAGGTTCTTCCATGCGTCTTCTATATGGTGGTTCTGTAAAGCCCGGCAATGCATCCGAGTTGATGGGTGTTGCCAACGTAGATGGTGCTCTTGTTGGTGGTGCCAGCCTGAAGGCGGCAGACTTCCTCGGTATCATGGCTGCATACAAGTAA
- the secG gene encoding preprotein translocase subunit SecG: protein MESVIIVIHLLVVAALVVVVLLQRSEGGALGIGGGGGGGGGGFLTGRGAANLLTRTTAILAACFFATSLILTILARVSDKPSDVLDNVPAQTETQSGEGQPAAGGNGILDELQQRSQSGPQVPTSQ, encoded by the coding sequence ATGGAATCGGTAATTATTGTCATCCACCTGCTTGTTGTGGCCGCACTGGTTGTTGTGGTCCTGTTGCAGCGCTCTGAAGGTGGCGCTCTGGGCATTGGTGGTGGTGGCGGCGGCGGTGGCGGCGGTTTTCTGACCGGTCGTGGTGCAGCCAACCTGTTGACCCGGACAACGGCTATTCTGGCCGCTTGTTTCTTTGCTACTTCGCTGATTCTGACCATTCTGGCCCGTGTCAGTGACAAGCCAAGCGATGTATTGGACAATGTTCCTGCACAGACTGAAACCCAGTCTGGTGAAGGTCAGCCAGCAGCTGGCGGCAATGGCATTCTGGATGAGCTGCAGCAGCGTAGCCAGAGCGGCCCACAGGTTCCAACCTCTCAGTAA